A genomic region of Azoarcus sp. KH32C contains the following coding sequences:
- a CDS encoding 2-hydroxy-3-oxopropionate reductase, with the protein MANIGFIGLGIMGAPMAQHLIDGGHTLFVNTHGKMPRQIVDAGATVCETGREVAEKSDFIILMVPDTPNVEEALFAANGVAAGLTPGKTVIDMSSISPVATKQFAQKINDLGCEYLDAPVSGGQVGAKAATLSIMVGGKHSTFEKALPILQLMGKNITLVGKNGDGQTCKVANQIIVALNIEAVAEALLFAAKNGADPARVREALMGGFASSRILEVHGERMIKRAFDPGFRIELHQKDLNLALSVARQIGMSLPNTATAQELFNSCAAHGGAGRDHSAMVQALEKMANFEIGQ; encoded by the coding sequence ATGGCAAACATCGGATTCATCGGACTCGGCATCATGGGCGCGCCGATGGCCCAGCACCTCATCGACGGCGGCCACACGCTGTTCGTGAACACCCACGGCAAGATGCCGCGCCAGATCGTCGACGCCGGCGCGACCGTGTGCGAGACGGGCCGCGAAGTCGCCGAGAAGTCGGACTTCATCATACTGATGGTGCCCGACACGCCGAACGTCGAAGAGGCGCTGTTCGCCGCGAACGGCGTTGCTGCAGGCCTCACGCCGGGCAAGACCGTCATCGACATGAGCTCGATCAGCCCGGTCGCGACGAAGCAGTTCGCGCAGAAGATCAACGACCTCGGCTGCGAATACCTCGACGCGCCGGTCTCGGGCGGCCAGGTTGGCGCGAAGGCCGCGACGCTGTCGATCATGGTCGGCGGCAAGCACTCGACCTTCGAGAAGGCGCTGCCGATCCTGCAGTTGATGGGCAAGAACATCACGCTGGTCGGCAAGAACGGCGATGGCCAGACCTGCAAGGTCGCGAACCAGATCATCGTCGCGCTGAACATTGAGGCGGTCGCCGAGGCGCTCCTCTTCGCCGCGAAGAACGGCGCCGACCCGGCGCGCGTCCGCGAGGCGCTGATGGGTGGCTTCGCCTCGTCGCGCATCCTCGAAGTGCACGGCGAACGGATGATCAAGCGCGCCTTCGATCCGGGCTTCCGCATCGAGCTGCACCAGAAGGACCTCAACCTAGCGCTGAGCGTCGCGCGCCAGATCGGCATGTCGCTACCGAACACCGCGACCGCCCAGGAACTGTTCAATTCCTGCGCCGCCCACGGTGGCGCCGGCCGCGATCACTCGGCGATGGTGCAAGCGCTGGAGAAGATGGCGAACTTCGAGATTGGCCAGTAA